One region of Brassica napus cultivar Da-Ae chromosome A10, Da-Ae, whole genome shotgun sequence genomic DNA includes:
- the LOC106372538 gene encoding protein RNA-directed DNA methylation 3-like: protein MKDQRNRILSRSKSKLGVYMQSQVDRFRMNRPAICGFFESGRTCSAGDECPFSHSFPRNSNAHRTTGLSDPNPDPGTVDLLFKMVYMGPLDPPRDQTVKTLYLRRLNSNVQEEHLRDRFSPYGEIESIVYFGMRGVSCAFLTYTTRQAAEKAMLEHSSWVDVNGQMLKLLWGTHRIPKDAELVGGSNLVKHDGGGFAWVKENKDGGQVPYWCKRGYGSSEQLGGWGFDGRRGWDAGIGGSNWAKANAVGGFGECFNWGRANDGISSWGKDNYSSGGSNWGNQVVGSSWGQQDGCGFAWGSQNNNYGGGGPSWSSLGDGGRGFGGRRGYWGSWDFSSKNTGGGWEANTGGGWEANTGGGWEANTGGGWETNTGDDDAWGCKPNVGASSSSGSWVTVDQ from the exons ATGAAGGATCAGAGGAACCGGATCTTGAGTCGCTCAAAG AGCAAACTTGGTGTTTATATGCAGAGCCAAGTTGATCGGTTTAGGATGAACCGACCAGCGATTTGCGGTTTCTTCGAATCGGGTCGCACGTGTAGTGCTGGTGATGAATGTCCTTTCTCACATAGTTTTCCCAGAAACTCAAATGCTCATCGTACTACTGG tTTAAGTGATCCAAATCCAGATCCGGGAACCGTTGATTTACTGTTTAAAATGGTTTACATGGGCCCTTTGGATCCACCTAGGGATCAAACCGTCAAAACCCTCTACCTCCGTCGTCTCAACTCCAATGTCCAGGAGGAGCACCTACGTGATCGTTTCTCTCCTTATGGAGAAATCGAGTCTATTGTCTACTTTGGCATGAGAGGTGTGAGCTGTGCTTTTCTCACCTACACAACCCGCCAAGCTGCAGAGAAGGCCATGCTAGAGCACTCCTCATGGGTTGATGTCAACGGTCAGATGCTTAAACTGTTATGGGGAACACATCGGATCCCGAAAGACGCTGAACTAGTTGGAGGATCTAACCTGGTCAAGCATGATGGTGGTGGTTTTGCTTGGGTTAAGGAGAACAAAGATGGTGGACAGGTTCCATACTGGTGCAAACGAGGTTATGGCAGTTCTGAACAGCTTGGTGGTTGGGGGTTTGATGGAAGAAGAGGATGGGATGCTGGCATTGGCGGTTCAAACTGGGCTAAAGCGAATGCTGTTGGTGGATTTGGCGAATGCTTTAACTGGGGTAGGGCAAACGATGGCATATCAAGTTGGGGGAAGGACAATTATTCTAGTGGGGGATCTAACTGGGGCAACCAGGTCGTTGGATCAAGCTGGGGTCAACAGGATGGTTGTGGTTTTGCTTGGGGTAGCCAGAACAACAACTATGGTGGTGGGGGTCCAAGCTGGTCCAGTCTAGGTGATGGCGGTCGTGGGTTTGGTGGACGAAGAGGATACTGGGGTAGCTGGGATTTTAGTTCCAAGAATACTGGTGGAGGCTGGGAAGCCAACACTGGTGGAGGCTGGGAAGCCAACACTGGTGGAGGCTGGGAAGCCAACACTGGTGGAGGCTGGGAAACCAACACTGGGGATGATGATGCATGGGGATGCAAACCAAACGTAGGAGCGTCGTCATCAAGTGGCTCGTGGGTAACGGTAGATCAGTAA